From one Candidatus Methanoplasma termitum genomic stretch:
- a CDS encoding beta strand repeat-containing protein has product MTLFAVIIAALVSIPTHSSSTEAAAPAYYIDETGNTVAVTSEPLTQFTVATTAMDDGSWYYIDNNITAGSVTVSGDVHLIIMDGFTLEVTTINMNASSTLQIYPGSSTSTVAKTGKLTSAGTVININGAECKLTNVSNVTGGNAGVNIALAATNSTIDNYGGITGNGTTYTGGGIRSAAAGTVIKNYVSGTIISAWCSIYLTADTTIINENRISGTAYGISSNNKVSITNNAGGTITGDATGIFLGTGATNNSTIDNYGGITGNGNSIDSNGGIYSGGTGTVVNNYVTGTITGGYNGVNLLVGGTITNDNLISGINYGINSNGKASVTNNDGGTITSGGTGIIFKVNAANSTIYNYGMIKGTGIQEGSGGVFSSVAGTAVNNYATGTIAGGYDGISFSSNGTIINDNLISGTTYGLYLRGTVSFTNNEGGTVTGGSDGVNANYGATNSTIDNYGEIIGRGYRGIYSLVIIVISNYATGKITSVTGILLITGGTVTNYNLISGTSYGINSSGKTTVTNKDDGKITGGTNGVNLSSAANSTIDNYGSIDGTLTSGYGINSATNVVITNNMRGTINGGATGIYLSAAGAANSTIDNYGVITGNGTGATGGGIYSVAAGTIINNYTTGTIDGGTNGFYLGAGGTITNENLISGTTNGIFAGASVNITNYSKIIGNVALSNAYNEVTFSAGSRIEGDFNIGTGNSTLRFIGEPHTVGGIGMYLYSTVTGISSIMMTTNVSFNVDNSWTMPTLADTDWIILIGGGSMAMGHLSSPSPPPGGTAQYFMIMTRGGETLIAHPYADIGTTYVSRSGAEVPVPFPPMVLDQDAFDTLLQLYGSYALRNNPGDPNNGWYIVEGNVTLNSQIVIDSNLVYVILADGSKVTVNGSIGLLVRSGYTATLLSNTLGGIDSGERGVLSVTAATGDVCGIEAEPNSTITNTAEVNAEAPDTSRGSGVYADALDIIVNGVTGIIRGNSYGTFIATGGAVANYGIIMATDSNGQGIYSDSQVVISNGFTIGTAYIYGASAAIMLDTGSGGSSVTNARGGIIGSDGTYVSDNGIITKDIATIINGVSIGDPGLIQASSNGIIADASVVFTNNSNVSGDVLLTDTLNTVTFGVGSTIDGDFDISASAAGSTLYFTGTPNADLVYSKVTGIGSISADTTVIFDVPAGVKETEALILIDGTPDGQVTEYNSMQPPHRITTRAYPLGMPDANQLIAFVGNMINLEIIGNGSVRVTGTDFNEIYSGPGTYPFIISLGTSELTFAAENSAGSVSFRLNNDPAVNQGPVTFPMANGDTVTATFEAGSTGPKMYTIWAMSDSGSTITPSGKVTVQQGDNQTFAFKAKEGYKITEVLIDGLYPLKQTEIDSGSYTFPNVMSNHTIQVKSVTSGPGNEITLTINTAEGSGFATYSVDGSPPIKYTDPVRIAVGSDVTVTATSDEGYVFNKWNVDGQTYTSPEVAFENVSTSMSLDLHFKAESGPADHGNSPLWCCMICILLIVAATLILIYLYRKRRSRQ; this is encoded by the coding sequence TTGACACTTTTTGCTGTGATAATCGCAGCACTTGTTTCAATACCCACACACAGCAGCAGCACTGAAGCGGCAGCACCCGCCTATTACATTGACGAGACGGGCAACACCGTCGCCGTCACGAGCGAACCACTTACACAGTTCACAGTTGCAACCACAGCAATGGATGACGGCAGTTGGTATTACATCGACAACAACATCACCGCGGGCTCGGTCACCGTCAGCGGCGATGTGCATCTGATCATCATGGACGGCTTCACATTGGAAGTTACCACAATTAACATGAACGCAAGTTCGACCCTTCAGATATATCCTGGGTCATCAACATCAACGGTCGCAAAGACCGGAAAACTGACATCTGCGGGCACAGTGATCAATATTAACGGCGCGGAATGCAAACTCACCAATGTCTCAAATGTCACGGGCGGTAATGCCGGCGTGAACATCGCTTTGGCCGCAACTAACAGTACCATTGACAACTACGGCGGAATAACAGGAAATGGAACAACTTACACCGGCGGCGGTATTCGTTCCGCTGCCGCGGGCACCGTCATTAAAAACTACGTATCAGGCACGATAATAAGTGCATGGTGCAGTATCTATCTTACTGCGGACACGACGATCATCAATGAGAATCGGATTTCTGGCACTGCGTACGGCATCTCTTCCAACAACAAGGTGTCGATCACCAACAATGCGGGCGGCACAATCACCGGTGACGCCACCGGCATATTTCTGGGTACAGGGGCAACGAACAACAGCACCATCGACAACTACGGTGGGATTACCGGCAATGGTAACTCCATTGACTCCAATGGCGGCATTTATTCCGGTGGCACAGGCACCGTCGTAAACAACTACGTTACGGGTACAATAACCGGCGGATACAACGGCGTAAACCTCTTGGTAGGCGGGACCATCACCAACGATAATCTGATTTCCGGCATCAACTATGGCATCAATTCCAACGGCAAGGCGTCGGTCACCAACAATGATGGGGGCACGATAACCAGCGGCGGCACCGGCATTATTTTTAAGGTTAATGCAGCGAACAGCACCATTTACAACTACGGTATGATAAAGGGTACCGGGATTCAAGAAGGGAGCGGCGGCGTTTTTTCATCTGTAGCGGGTACCGCCGTTAACAACTACGCCACGGGCACGATCGCCGGCGGATACGACGGCATTTCCTTTTCTTCTAACGGAACGATCATCAACGATAATCTTATCTCAGGCACCACTTATGGCCTCTATCTCAGAGGCACGGTGTCGTTCACCAACAATGAGGGCGGTACGGTAACGGGCGGCTCCGACGGCGTGAATGCGAATTATGGCGCAACGAACAGCACCATAGACAACTACGGCGAGATAATCGGTAGAGGATACCGCGGCATTTATTCCTTGGTGATCATCGTCATCAGCAACTACGCCACGGGCAAGATAACAAGCGTCACCGGCATACTACTTATCACGGGCGGGACTGTCACCAATTATAATCTGATCTCAGGCACTTCATATGGCATCAATTCAAGCGGCAAGACAACGGTCACCAACAAAGATGACGGTAAAATAACGGGCGGTACCAATGGAGTAAATCTATCAAGCGCAGCGAACAGCACCATCGACAACTACGGCAGTATAGACGGGACATTGACATCCGGCTATGGCATAAACTCAGCCACTAATGTCGTTATCACCAACAATATGAGAGGCACGATAAACGGCGGTGCCACAGGCATATATCTTTCTGCGGCAGGTGCGGCGAACAGCACCATTGACAACTACGGCGTCATAACCGGTAACGGAACCGGTGCCACCGGCGGCGGCATTTATTCCGTTGCCGCGGGCACTATCATCAATAATTACACCACGGGCACGATCGACGGCGGCACCAACGGTTTCTACCTCGGTGCGGGCGGGACGATCACTAACGAAAATCTGATATCGGGAACCACAAACGGCATTTTCGCTGGTGCTTCTGTCAATATTACCAATTACAGCAAAATCATTGGCAATGTCGCCCTATCCAACGCATACAATGAGGTAACATTCTCGGCCGGCAGTAGAATCGAGGGCGACTTTAACATCGGTACGGGAAATTCAACTCTCAGATTCATCGGGGAACCCCATACGGTTGGGGGAATCGGCATGTATTTATACTCAACAGTGACCGGAATTTCGTCGATCATGATGACGACGAACGTGTCCTTCAATGTGGACAACAGTTGGACAATGCCGACCTTAGCCGATACCGACTGGATCATACTGATAGGGGGAGGCTCCATGGCGATGGGCCATCTGTCCTCTCCGTCCCCGCCGCCCGGAGGTACGGCTCAGTACTTCATGATAATGACCAGAGGCGGCGAGACCCTGATCGCCCATCCATATGCGGACATTGGTACGACCTATGTCAGCAGAAGCGGCGCAGAGGTCCCCGTTCCTTTCCCGCCGATGGTGCTCGACCAGGATGCTTTCGATACCTTGTTACAGCTGTATGGCTCATATGCCCTGAGAAATAATCCTGGAGATCCGAACAACGGCTGGTACATTGTTGAAGGAAATGTCACTCTCAACTCTCAGATCGTCATTGACAGCAATCTCGTTTACGTGATCTTGGCCGATGGCAGCAAAGTCACTGTGAACGGCAGCATCGGTTTATTGGTCCGCTCGGGATACACGGCCACGCTGTTGTCTAACACTTTAGGCGGGATCGACAGCGGCGAGCGCGGCGTGTTGTCTGTGACCGCCGCGACCGGAGATGTCTGCGGCATCGAGGCCGAGCCCAACAGCACAATCACCAATACCGCGGAGGTCAATGCCGAAGCACCCGATACCTCTCGCGGCAGCGGCGTCTACGCGGACGCTCTCGACATAATCGTGAACGGAGTAACAGGCATCATCAGAGGCAACTCGTACGGTACGTTCATTGCGACCGGCGGTGCGGTCGCCAACTACGGAATTATCATGGCAACGGACAGTAACGGTCAGGGCATATACTCGGACAGTCAGGTGGTGATCAGCAACGGGTTCACAATAGGCACTGCATACATCTACGGCGCATCCGCAGCCATAATGCTCGATACGGGCAGCGGAGGAAGCTCCGTCACCAACGCCCGGGGCGGCATTATCGGGTCTGACGGCACGTACGTAAGCGATAACGGAATAATCACAAAGGACATAGCCACCATTATCAATGGTGTTTCCATCGGCGACCCGGGACTCATCCAAGCCTCTTCGAACGGCATAATCGCCGATGCCTCCGTTGTATTCACCAACAACAGCAACGTAAGCGGCGACGTTCTGCTCACAGATACCCTTAACACCGTGACCTTCGGCGTGGGAAGCACGATAGACGGCGATTTTGATATCTCAGCCTCCGCCGCGGGTTCAACGTTATATTTCACCGGCACCCCCAATGCGGACCTTGTTTATTCCAAGGTCACGGGGATCGGCAGCATCTCTGCCGACACGACGGTGATATTCGACGTGCCGGCCGGAGTGAAAGAGACCGAGGCGCTCATCCTAATAGACGGAACTCCGGACGGACAGGTCACGGAATATAATTCCATGCAGCCTCCGCATAGGATCACGACCAGAGCCTATCCTCTCGGCATGCCGGACGCCAACCAACTGATAGCCTTTGTCGGCAATATGATCAATTTGGAGATAATAGGCAACGGTTCGGTAAGGGTCACAGGGACAGATTTCAATGAGATCTACAGCGGGCCGGGGACCTATCCCTTCATCATTTCATTGGGAACGTCTGAGCTGACATTCGCCGCGGAGAATTCTGCCGGTTCCGTCAGCTTCAGGCTGAACAACGATCCCGCGGTCAACCAAGGCCCTGTCACTTTCCCAATGGCAAACGGCGATACGGTCACCGCTACATTTGAGGCCGGGTCCACCGGACCGAAAATGTACACCATTTGGGCGATGTCCGACTCAGGTTCCACAATAACCCCGAGCGGAAAGGTAACGGTGCAGCAGGGCGACAACCAAACGTTCGCCTTCAAGGCGAAGGAAGGTTACAAGATAACCGAAGTGCTGATAGATGGTCTGTATCCATTAAAACAAACCGAGATCGACAGCGGATCGTACACCTTCCCCAACGTGATGTCCAACCACACAATACAGGTGAAGAGTGTCACATCCGGTCCGGGGAACGAGATCACCCTGACGATAAATACCGCAGAGGGCAGCGGCTTTGCGACGTACAGCGTTGACGGTTCGCCTCCAATCAAGTACACCGACCCCGTCAGGATCGCAGTTGGTTCCGATGTCACCGTGACGGCAACGTCGGACGAAGGCTACGTCTTCAACAAGTGGAATGTGGATGGACAGACGTACACATCGCCGGAAGTTGCGTTCGAGAATGTCTCGACATCGATGAGCCTCGACCTGCACTTCAAGGCCGAAAGCGGCCCCGCCGACCACGGCAACAGCCCACTATGGTGTTGTATGATCTGCATCCTGCTGATCGTCGCAGCCACCCTGATCCTGATATACCTATACCGGAAAAGGCGGTCGAGACAATAA
- a CDS encoding single-stranded DNA-binding protein: protein MNKEELQIYFDELKKELNGKIDDAQLMKELNTYLNEYRVTPEAAKRGIKRKYGADGSSSFLTADTLSKKVSDLKGTEMNVDITAKAIFVDKKQITVRGTPKTIVSGILGDETGTAPFTIWEGDSVELEKGAVYVFKNAYTKLWNEKVQINLGSRGKVEKAEGVRVDVPERTLTAESTEIKIGDIREGVGNITVTGRIMTVEQRNITVKGEPKTVYSGLIADDTGKIQYSAWNDYSLKAGETICVKNAYIRAWKGIPQLNLGDKCEVSRVDDSFGEIDVAVSKKTIADLIKVGGGLDISVTGTVVDLRTGSGLIWRCPDCNRSVLNGECTTHGRVEPIPDLRMKLILDDGTGAISAVVNRQDTERLTGITLAAAEGLAKARGDSEVVAREIAGLIIMKKMTVTGNVLSDDYGPMMIVNEAKVEAVNVHAEAEELYNELEAAL from the coding sequence ATGAACAAAGAAGAACTGCAAATCTATTTTGATGAACTAAAAAAAGAGCTGAACGGAAAGATCGACGACGCCCAGCTGATGAAGGAACTGAACACCTATCTTAACGAATATCGTGTTACGCCGGAAGCCGCAAAGAGGGGGATCAAGAGGAAATATGGGGCGGACGGTTCTTCCTCGTTTTTGACGGCCGATACTTTATCCAAGAAAGTATCCGACCTCAAAGGTACAGAGATGAATGTCGACATAACTGCGAAGGCAATATTCGTTGACAAGAAACAAATAACCGTAAGAGGCACTCCGAAAACAATAGTCTCCGGAATTCTCGGGGATGAGACCGGTACGGCTCCTTTTACGATCTGGGAGGGGGACAGCGTTGAACTTGAAAAGGGGGCTGTCTACGTTTTCAAGAACGCATACACCAAACTGTGGAACGAAAAGGTTCAGATCAATCTCGGTTCACGCGGAAAGGTCGAGAAGGCGGAGGGGGTCCGTGTGGATGTGCCGGAGCGCACATTGACCGCAGAATCCACAGAAATAAAGATAGGGGATATCAGAGAAGGTGTGGGCAACATCACAGTGACCGGCCGCATCATGACCGTCGAACAAAGGAATATAACTGTGAAGGGGGAGCCCAAGACCGTCTATTCAGGATTGATCGCCGATGATACGGGCAAGATACAATATTCCGCATGGAACGACTACAGCCTGAAGGCGGGAGAGACGATCTGCGTCAAGAACGCCTATATAAGAGCATGGAAGGGCATCCCGCAATTGAACCTCGGCGACAAGTGCGAAGTGAGCAGGGTCGATGACAGCTTCGGAGAAATAGATGTTGCCGTCTCAAAGAAGACCATCGCGGATCTGATTAAGGTCGGGGGCGGCCTGGATATATCTGTTACAGGAACGGTCGTCGATCTGAGGACCGGAAGCGGGCTGATCTGGAGATGCCCCGACTGCAACAGATCCGTACTGAACGGCGAGTGCACCACACACGGCAGGGTGGAGCCGATACCCGATCTGAGAATGAAACTCATACTTGACGACGGTACGGGTGCGATAAGCGCTGTCGTCAACCGTCAGGACACAGAAAGACTTACCGGGATAACGCTCGCCGCAGCGGAAGGATTGGCCAAAGCGAGGGGGGATTCCGAGGTGGTAGCAAGGGAGATAGCTGGACTGATAATAATGAAAAAGATGACGGTCACCGGTAATGTCCTGAGCGACGATTATGGACCGATGATGATAGTCAACGAAGCTAAGGTCGAGGCCGTCAATGTCCATGCAGAGGCCGAAGAACTCTACAACGAACTGGAGGCGGCACTGTGA
- a CDS encoding RPA family protein translates to MNARETAWRLFSSELNTATYEIKGDDDKSPSYLVSRLGAMVNRVLVAGVLTEKENVGTDDEPMWRGRIQDLASGNFFINVGRYQPEASAAMADIEAPAFVAVVGKVRTYTTDEGKVFVSIRPESVVRINEEIRAQWILDAAKSTWDRMNKMRKASALGGDLSEKALLEGGLSEKDAKGIITALDQYDIPNSTVYLKSIQTALRTILPEKNIDLGLPEDMADMPDEIDIEPGSSNRNNADMEDIIMSLLEELDTDGKGAPRDELERRAESEGISSMELEEISNVLMDKGLVYEPNLRYLKRI, encoded by the coding sequence GTGAATGCCAGAGAGACCGCTTGGAGGTTATTCTCCTCTGAATTGAACACCGCTACCTATGAGATCAAGGGTGACGATGATAAATCCCCCTCATATTTGGTCTCGAGACTCGGCGCAATGGTCAACAGAGTGCTCGTTGCCGGCGTCCTTACTGAGAAGGAGAACGTCGGCACCGATGACGAGCCGATGTGGAGAGGCCGCATACAAGATCTTGCCAGCGGCAATTTCTTCATAAATGTCGGAAGATACCAGCCGGAAGCGTCTGCGGCAATGGCCGACATTGAGGCGCCGGCATTCGTTGCGGTTGTCGGGAAAGTAAGGACATATACGACCGATGAGGGGAAAGTGTTTGTTTCGATAAGACCTGAATCCGTTGTGAGGATCAATGAGGAAATCAGGGCTCAGTGGATCCTCGATGCCGCAAAATCGACCTGGGACAGAATGAACAAAATGAGGAAGGCATCAGCTCTCGGCGGGGATCTTTCGGAGAAAGCACTCTTAGAGGGGGGGCTGAGCGAGAAGGATGCAAAGGGAATAATAACTGCTTTGGATCAATACGACATTCCTAACTCGACAGTCTATCTCAAATCGATACAGACCGCTCTGCGGACAATACTTCCTGAGAAGAACATCGATCTGGGTCTTCCGGAGGACATGGCCGATATGCCCGATGAGATCGATATCGAGCCCGGATCGTCCAACCGCAACAACGCAGACATGGAGGACATCATCATGTCTCTCTTGGAAGAATTGGACACCGACGGCAAAGGTGCGCCCAGGGACGAGCTCGAAAGAAGAGCGGAATCGGAGGGAATATCGAGCATGGAGCTAGAAGAGATCTCCAATGTTCTGATGGATAAGGGATTGGTATACGAACCCAATCTGAGATATCTTAAACGCATTTAA